One genomic segment of Alkalimarinus alittae includes these proteins:
- a CDS encoding ExbD/TolR family protein, whose amino-acid sequence MKSRLNLDLSENDSEIDMTPMLDIVFIMLIFFIVSSNFIREAGVEINRPTASTAEQKENAGIMIAITPDDQIWLDQKQIDIRMIRPTLEKLKVEQPNIGILIQSDQDARTGTLIKVMDQVKLAGIEQIAVATKKGAS is encoded by the coding sequence ATGAAAAGTCGCCTTAATCTCGATTTATCAGAAAATGATAGTGAAATCGACATGACGCCTATGCTCGACATTGTCTTTATCATGTTGATTTTTTTCATAGTCTCCAGCAATTTCATACGTGAAGCGGGGGTTGAAATTAACCGACCAACAGCAAGCACTGCCGAACAAAAAGAAAATGCAGGCATCATGATTGCGATTACACCCGATGATCAAATTTGGCTTGATCAGAAACAAATAGACATTCGTATGATTCGTCCCACCCTTGAGAAACTCAAAGTGGAACAACCGAATATTGGTATATTAATCCAATCAGACCAAGACGCCAGAACAGGCACACTCATTAAAGTGATGGATCAGGTAAAACTAGCAGGTATTGAACAAATAGCGGTCGCAACAAAAAAGGGGGCCTCCTAA
- a CDS encoding MotA/TolQ/ExbB proton channel family protein — translation MPLDLSYFFPSLTAFIYAGGPVLILLASVALILWSMLLERLWFRLRVFPKLKQACLTNPKRSQQLMQCCDLQLSINASLPVIKTLVALCPLIGLLGTVTGMIHLFDIMALKGTTNPRLMASGVAQATLPTMAGMVLAVSGLMFYTWLRRWSQLQLITLSLLRAQQ, via the coding sequence ATGCCGCTTGATCTTTCATATTTTTTCCCGTCGCTCACGGCCTTTATTTATGCAGGTGGGCCAGTATTAATACTACTGGCCAGCGTTGCACTAATACTATGGAGCATGCTGCTAGAGCGTTTGTGGTTCAGGTTACGGGTTTTCCCAAAGCTCAAGCAGGCTTGCTTAACTAACCCTAAACGCAGTCAACAGCTCATGCAGTGTTGCGACCTACAGCTCAGCATTAACGCATCACTACCCGTTATAAAAACACTGGTTGCGCTTTGCCCTTTAATTGGACTGCTCGGCACAGTAACCGGGATGATTCACTTGTTCGATATCATGGCGCTTAAAGGCACCACCAACCCTAGATTAATGGCCTCAGGGGTTGCTCAGGCAACGCTTCCAACGATGGCCGGCATGGTATTAGCGGTCTCCGGGTTAATGTTTTACACCTGGCTTAGGCGCTGGAGCCAACTACAACTAATTACGCTAAGTTTACTAAGGGCCCAACAATGA
- a CDS encoding MotA/TolQ/ExbB proton channel family protein — protein MSLTNITLFVKNSHFHKTIAAVLVGLFCVGFSHSALSKETAPLNSLLDEVRTHIASDAKTDLARLAEFKENNQRQIALLEQARDRLKKAELMQTFLKETFDQNEKFITEKSEQLTTRSGQLGEVFGVVKQQAQDLSAVLQDSLISAEFPDRLSALEFADKKRIPNLNEFQNLWFLLQQEMTASAEIKPITAKIALANGQHEEQDVLRIGPFGAITPQGKYLQYLPDNQRLRVLPRQPSNTIQAQAADFYAGKQNSLTIDPSRGNLLELLGRKPTIDERIQQGGVIGYIIITLGIIGLLIALWRLIFIINTSSKVAKQLEEINHPTKNNPLGRIYIAANDTETNQAPTRAEEDPIEGLDQNEKEIRIDEALLKEAPRLERGLTFLKLIAAVAPLLGLLGTVTGMIGTFQSITLFGTSDPKMMAGGISQALMTTVLGLCVAIPLLFGHSLIAARTRSLLQLLQQKTLALTLDSASHERPDSDPAANLKKASKGLTNAA, from the coding sequence ATGTCTCTTACAAACATCACCTTATTCGTTAAAAACAGTCATTTCCACAAAACTATAGCAGCGGTTTTAGTCGGCTTATTTTGTGTAGGTTTTAGTCACTCCGCACTTAGTAAAGAAACTGCCCCCTTAAACTCTCTGCTTGATGAGGTCCGCACTCACATTGCATCCGATGCTAAAACCGATCTAGCTCGACTTGCTGAATTTAAAGAAAATAACCAACGACAAATTGCACTATTAGAACAAGCCCGAGACCGGCTTAAAAAAGCCGAGCTAATGCAAACGTTCCTAAAAGAAACCTTCGATCAAAATGAAAAATTTATCACCGAAAAAAGCGAGCAGTTAACCACACGAAGCGGACAGCTCGGAGAAGTTTTTGGTGTCGTAAAGCAACAAGCGCAAGACTTAAGTGCGGTACTCCAAGATTCGTTGATTAGTGCAGAATTCCCAGACCGGCTTTCTGCTCTTGAGTTTGCTGACAAAAAACGAATACCCAACCTAAATGAATTTCAAAACCTATGGTTCCTGCTGCAGCAGGAGATGACAGCCAGCGCCGAAATAAAACCAATTACCGCCAAAATAGCCCTTGCAAACGGTCAGCACGAAGAACAAGACGTTCTGCGAATTGGACCATTTGGGGCCATTACACCCCAAGGGAAATATCTGCAATATTTACCAGACAATCAACGATTACGGGTTTTACCACGACAACCAAGCAATACAATACAAGCTCAAGCCGCTGATTTTTATGCTGGCAAGCAAAACAGCCTAACAATAGACCCCAGTAGAGGTAATCTACTTGAGTTATTAGGCCGTAAACCCACTATCGATGAACGCATCCAACAAGGCGGCGTTATAGGCTACATCATCATCACCTTAGGTATTATTGGCTTACTCATCGCCCTTTGGCGATTGATTTTTATTATTAACACTAGCTCCAAAGTCGCCAAACAACTAGAGGAAATCAATCACCCGACAAAAAATAACCCGCTAGGTCGGATTTACATCGCCGCAAATGATACAGAAACAAACCAGGCACCAACGAGAGCTGAAGAAGACCCGATTGAGGGGTTAGACCAGAATGAAAAAGAAATTCGTATTGATGAAGCACTGCTAAAAGAAGCACCTAGACTTGAGCGCGGGTTAACCTTTTTAAAGCTTATAGCAGCTGTTGCACCACTACTGGGTTTGCTGGGTACGGTTACCGGGATGATAGGCACATTTCAAAGCATTACCCTATTCGGAACCAGCGACCCGAAAATGATGGCGGGCGGTATTTCACAGGCGCTAATGACAACCGTACTCGGGCTATGTGTAGCCATTCCTCTGCTATTCGGTCACAGCTTAATCGCGGCCAGGACTCGTTCACTACTACAGCTTTTACAACAAAAAACCCTGGCACTGACTCTTGATTCTGCCTCTCACGAACGACCAGACAGTGACCCTGCGGCAAACCTGAAGAAAGCATCTAAAGGTTTAACCAATGCCGCTTGA
- a CDS encoding DUF3450 domain-containing protein, with amino-acid sequence MNFILKPPLFAAGLILGSNIAIASALVEKTQIQINKATLKAAHSQQQINNLDEQTTESYYLYLEAMGRAKQIEAYNEQLRRLVSSQELELKDLAKQISSLEETDQAVLPLLANMQKMLGKFIVSDLPFLEEERSTRLARLQTLLNRADVSIAEKYRQILEAYQIEVEYGRTLEAYNAPLSTNGITRDVTFLKLGRVALYYQTADGKESGVWDNIEKDWKQLDSSYRWPIHKGIQLAMQQTVPELLNLPLTTVEMP; translated from the coding sequence ATGAATTTTATTCTTAAACCCCCTCTTTTCGCAGCTGGCCTAATACTGGGAAGTAACATTGCTATTGCTTCTGCCCTCGTGGAAAAAACACAAATCCAAATTAACAAAGCGACTCTAAAGGCCGCCCACTCACAGCAACAAATCAACAATCTCGATGAACAAACAACCGAGAGCTATTACCTATACCTGGAAGCAATGGGACGAGCCAAACAAATTGAAGCCTACAACGAGCAGCTACGCCGCTTGGTAAGCTCTCAGGAGCTTGAACTTAAAGATTTGGCAAAACAAATTTCCTCCCTTGAAGAAACAGACCAGGCCGTCCTCCCCCTTTTAGCTAATATGCAAAAAATGCTAGGTAAATTCATTGTTAGTGACCTTCCCTTTCTTGAAGAAGAGAGAAGTACACGACTAGCTCGCTTACAAACCCTGCTCAACCGAGCAGACGTAAGTATTGCAGAAAAATACCGACAAATTTTAGAAGCCTATCAAATTGAAGTGGAGTACGGACGCACACTTGAAGCCTATAACGCCCCCCTTAGCACTAACGGCATTACCCGAGATGTTACATTTCTTAAACTCGGCCGAGTTGCACTCTATTATCAAACTGCAGACGGTAAAGAGAGTGGTGTATGGGATAATATTGAAAAAGACTGGAAACAATTAGATTCCAGTTATCGTTGGCCCATCCATAAAGGTATTCAGCTTGCGATGCAACAAACCGTACCCGAATTATTGAACTTACCATTAACCACTGTGGAGATGCCATAA
- a CDS encoding DUF4136 domain-containing protein encodes MKKTIILLTAIALSACSSLKTNSDYDPEINFDNLKTYAWIVKQTDKPSYQLNSLLDGRVRASVDKQLQLKGLSKTDTNDADILINYLTQIDKKVNIDTFNSSFGYSPYYGAGWRRGGSIQTHTTVNEYEVGTLVLDIVDRQSNRLIWRGSVADTIREKNTPEERMNSINAAVIEMLKQYPPNPEER; translated from the coding sequence ATGAAAAAAACGATAATCCTTCTTACCGCCATTGCGTTAAGCGCATGCAGCTCACTGAAAACCAACTCAGATTACGACCCTGAAATTAACTTCGACAATCTCAAGACCTACGCATGGATCGTCAAGCAAACAGACAAACCAAGCTACCAACTAAACAGCCTATTAGATGGACGGGTACGAGCATCCGTCGACAAGCAACTTCAGTTAAAAGGATTAAGTAAGACAGACACGAACGATGCAGACATCCTTATTAACTACCTCACTCAAATTGATAAAAAAGTGAATATTGATACATTTAATTCAAGTTTTGGCTATTCCCCATACTATGGCGCCGGCTGGAGAAGAGGCGGCAGTATTCAAACCCACACCACAGTTAACGAATACGAAGTAGGCACTCTTGTTCTAGATATTGTTGATAGGCAGAGCAATAGATTGATTTGGCGCGGCTCTGTGGCAGACACCATACGTGAGAAAAACACCCCAGAAGAACGGATGAATTCGATTAACGCTGCAGTCATTGAAATGCTCAAACAGTATCCACCCAACCCCGAAGAGCGTTAG
- a CDS encoding DUF6162 family protein: MTASTDFFVEKVHPANGRGEDPIVAALIVVVLAVAALLLWLRQPPEVVVAERVPDEVRQVLTELSVAATEIKMMAELDEKVPTIEVLQASGVTPFANAGASRWVEVQSGCYLGIRGSFGFRLIGDSRLTHISWRKMPPQFVSNIESRLDNTLCNAGAIINNEGNWNIYESLQLVHQSTDDKHLH, encoded by the coding sequence ATGACGGCAAGTACTGATTTTTTTGTAGAAAAAGTACATCCTGCTAATGGCAGGGGAGAAGACCCTATTGTTGCTGCACTTATTGTTGTGGTTTTAGCTGTGGCTGCTTTGCTGCTATGGCTTCGACAACCACCGGAGGTTGTGGTTGCTGAAAGGGTGCCCGATGAAGTAAGGCAGGTACTTACTGAGTTAAGTGTCGCAGCAACAGAAATTAAGATGATGGCTGAACTCGACGAAAAAGTTCCTACCATTGAAGTGTTGCAAGCGTCAGGGGTCACTCCGTTTGCGAATGCCGGTGCAAGTCGTTGGGTAGAAGTCCAGTCTGGTTGTTATCTTGGTATTCGTGGTTCGTTTGGTTTTCGCCTGATAGGCGACAGCCGTTTAACTCATATCAGTTGGCGTAAGATGCCACCGCAGTTTGTTTCGAATATCGAGAGCAGGCTAGATAATACGTTATGTAATGCAGGTGCAATCATAAACAATGAGGGCAACTGGAATATATATGAGTCACTTCAATTAGTGCATCAATCAACAGACGATAAGCATCTCCATTAA
- a CDS encoding metal ABC transporter solute-binding protein, Zn/Mn family yields MKKLTNSLFVFIALAITSIFPFSVQAKLTVGVTLHPYYSYVSRIVEDRAVVQPLIEAGFNPHAYKLSPADLTRLQSMEAIVVNGIGHDEFAIEVLNRLELPDLEVVYANESVPLIGNKSGTKHNPHTFVSIDAAIRQIYTIARKLASLDPENGKFYQQNALKYARELRMMKRVVQQDLSGLDISNVRVASTHNAYGYLLQEFGLTVSAVVEPAHGVSPSAAQLQATIEKIRKANVDILFTELNMPNQYVRVIEKETGVKLYHFSHMTYGDYRTELVAEDMQYNLNTLSEAFKFAVGNDDE; encoded by the coding sequence ATGAAAAAACTAACTAACTCGCTCTTTGTTTTTATCGCGTTGGCGATAACCTCTATATTCCCTTTCTCCGTTCAAGCAAAGCTTACAGTAGGGGTTACTTTGCACCCTTATTATTCATATGTAAGCCGAATTGTGGAGGATCGTGCGGTCGTACAGCCGTTAATTGAAGCCGGCTTTAATCCTCATGCCTATAAATTGTCTCCTGCAGACCTAACTCGGTTGCAGTCGATGGAGGCTATTGTAGTGAATGGTATTGGCCATGATGAGTTTGCTATTGAGGTGCTCAATCGATTAGAACTACCTGATTTGGAGGTGGTTTATGCTAATGAATCAGTGCCGCTTATAGGTAATAAAAGTGGCACTAAGCACAACCCCCATACCTTTGTGTCGATTGATGCAGCGATTCGGCAAATATATACCATTGCCCGGAAGTTGGCGTCGTTAGACCCTGAAAATGGAAAGTTTTATCAGCAAAATGCGCTTAAATATGCGCGAGAGTTAAGAATGATGAAACGTGTAGTGCAGCAAGATCTTTCTGGCTTGGATATTAGCAATGTTCGAGTGGCGAGTACGCACAATGCTTATGGATATCTATTGCAGGAATTCGGGCTAACTGTTTCAGCGGTGGTGGAGCCTGCCCATGGTGTTTCGCCTAGCGCTGCGCAGTTGCAGGCTACGATAGAGAAGATACGCAAGGCTAATGTCGATATATTATTTACTGAGTTGAATATGCCCAATCAGTACGTTCGCGTTATAGAAAAGGAAACGGGAGTCAAACTGTATCATTTTTCACATATGACTTACGGAGATTATCGCACTGAGCTGGTTGCTGAGGATATGCAATATAATTTAAATACACTTTCTGAGGCATTTAAATTTGCAGTGGGTAACGATGATGAATAA
- a CDS encoding metal ABC transporter ATP-binding protein, translating to MMNNHALDGPCIRLDQAGVRVDSTQLVAPVSTQLESGQWHAILGPNGGGKSTLLKMLMGLMPHHGLVNIDWPQGEKGQIGYMPQMLPFDRSVPISVLDYVLMSVSTKPLWFARRLTPEVKVVMEKLRLSHMLNRKIGALSGGERQRLLLASALLQSPSLLVLDEPLSGLDQAGQKEILGLFSAFNKRGGTIVMVEHDWQVVIDYCHQAYWVEGELKAKGAPAEVLECFSPVLRKWSDNNRTVA from the coding sequence ATGATGAATAACCACGCGCTTGATGGTCCATGTATACGATTGGATCAGGCGGGCGTAAGGGTTGATAGCACTCAACTGGTCGCGCCGGTTTCTACTCAGCTTGAGAGTGGGCAATGGCATGCGATACTGGGCCCCAATGGTGGTGGTAAAAGCACTCTCTTGAAAATGTTGATGGGCTTAATGCCTCATCATGGGCTCGTCAATATTGACTGGCCTCAAGGTGAAAAAGGGCAAATAGGCTATATGCCTCAAATGCTTCCTTTTGATCGCAGCGTACCTATATCGGTTCTTGACTATGTGTTGATGTCGGTTTCAACCAAACCATTGTGGTTTGCGCGTCGCTTAACGCCTGAGGTTAAGGTGGTGATGGAGAAGCTGAGGTTAAGTCATATGCTGAACCGTAAGATTGGGGCTTTATCGGGCGGAGAGAGGCAGCGTCTTCTTTTGGCTTCTGCGCTATTACAGTCACCTTCATTGTTGGTGCTGGATGAGCCGTTGTCAGGTCTTGATCAGGCTGGTCAAAAAGAAATACTAGGGCTGTTTTCAGCATTTAATAAACGAGGTGGAACCATTGTAATGGTTGAGCATGATTGGCAGGTAGTGATTGATTATTGTCATCAGGCCTATTGGGTTGAGGGCGAGTTAAAAGCAAAAGGTGCGCCTGCGGAAGTATTGGAGTGTTTTTCTCCGGTCTTGCGGAAGTGGTCTGACAATAACCGTACAGTCGCTTGA
- a CDS encoding metal ABC transporter permease, protein MLEPVYLQADAWVAAGWLPDMFSYDFLINALLASLMIGPLLGLLGTLVVVKRLAFLSEAVGHSVLTGVSMGILLGEPITAPWISLFTFSILFALLLQWVKGRTTVPYDALIGVFLSFALAMGAALLLYVAKHVNAHLIEQVMFGSVLVAAADDLIALLVMSILVFILAWRYGNQAYLVAVAPDVAHAQRINVRVHDYGFVLLIALVTVAAVKIIGAILVGALLLIPAASARLIAENLKQMITWSVIISTSSALLGVLVPMYGEWAVSSGPAIILFACVWFAFMLIARQLKGV, encoded by the coding sequence ATGTTAGAGCCTGTTTATTTGCAAGCTGATGCGTGGGTGGCTGCGGGTTGGCTGCCTGATATGTTTTCGTATGATTTTTTGATCAACGCGTTGCTGGCTAGTTTGATGATTGGCCCACTGCTAGGGCTGTTAGGAACGTTGGTAGTGGTTAAGCGTCTGGCATTTTTGTCTGAAGCAGTAGGACACAGCGTGTTAACCGGTGTTTCTATGGGGATTCTATTAGGTGAGCCAATAACGGCGCCATGGATTAGCTTGTTCACGTTTTCGATTCTGTTTGCATTGTTATTGCAATGGGTAAAAGGCAGAACAACAGTTCCTTACGATGCATTAATTGGTGTCTTTCTCTCATTTGCGTTAGCCATGGGGGCCGCTTTGTTGCTTTACGTGGCGAAGCATGTCAATGCGCATCTAATTGAGCAGGTAATGTTCGGCTCGGTGCTAGTTGCGGCGGCTGATGACCTGATTGCATTGCTGGTAATGAGTATTTTGGTATTTATATTGGCCTGGCGTTACGGTAATCAAGCTTATCTTGTCGCTGTAGCCCCTGATGTAGCGCATGCTCAACGTATAAATGTGCGTGTACATGATTATGGGTTTGTGTTGTTGATTGCGTTGGTGACGGTTGCTGCGGTTAAAATTATAGGGGCAATTTTAGTGGGTGCTTTGTTACTTATTCCTGCTGCCAGTGCGCGCTTAATTGCTGAAAACCTTAAGCAGATGATCACTTGGTCTGTGATAATTTCTACTAGCAGTGCTCTGTTGGGTGTACTCGTGCCTATGTATGGTGAATGGGCGGTTTCTTCTGGTCCAGCAATTATCTTGTTTGCGTGTGTCTGGTTTGCTTTTATGCTAATTGCCCGTCAACTAAAGGGAGTTTAA
- a CDS encoding PepSY-associated TM helix domain-containing protein: MPHITNILGNDATNDIATKTSARKKKKLTAHRAAYLVHSFVGLKLSLIFSIVLITGTIAVFAEEIDWLTYSEIRVTPEGSKLNEGELFDRLQAEMPDSGFSGMVTSSDRTRTAAYAFVTMADGSAKKVWINPYTGAINGITDNLTVGSFFSALHYSLFMPLIGRALVNGFGVLCLIGLISGLISYRRFWREFFTLPRWNAKLRVLLGDLHKFLGLWSLWFVLIIGVSGSWWFYQTPLVEYNLAPQFLPDRVIDPALTTEDLNKLGTSIPTPLSSAEIIAAVKKHDPDFHINYLQPPQHNGMAYMLYGTKHDLLVDKYASRYFVHPYTAAIVGHRLAGDTPIVQRIDMSMGPLHYGTWGYEGISDFLVKLVWFIFGTAMSVLSISGMIIFYKRTQSATKKLLPEAGIKQKAHKAWLVIRPWGGPMSAFKYLNWFFIAVIGYGISISFNVQNEGVSGSGYKYTEQQIGPWKISLNATLGVLEKEFDPIQPGVLTTLNAFIAEGNPQAIKFMYVNPRKPRTTRAPGSVIHGVTGSLHAHMPVPDKLKENATLWLTIEDWEGTFYQASWPLLPDGEQTIDMR, from the coding sequence GTGCCCCACATAACTAACATTTTAGGTAATGATGCGACTAATGATATTGCCACCAAAACAAGCGCACGCAAGAAAAAGAAACTCACCGCTCACCGGGCAGCCTACTTAGTTCATAGTTTCGTAGGGCTCAAATTATCACTTATCTTCAGTATTGTACTGATTACCGGCACGATTGCCGTTTTCGCCGAAGAAATTGACTGGCTGACGTATTCAGAAATACGTGTCACACCAGAAGGAAGTAAACTCAATGAAGGCGAACTATTTGATCGCTTGCAAGCTGAAATGCCTGATTCTGGTTTTTCAGGCATGGTCACCTCCAGCGACAGAACACGTACGGCCGCTTATGCCTTTGTAACCATGGCAGATGGCAGCGCTAAAAAAGTATGGATCAACCCTTACACAGGTGCCATTAACGGCATAACAGACAATCTCACGGTTGGCAGCTTCTTCTCTGCCCTGCATTACAGCCTATTTATGCCTCTAATTGGTCGAGCACTCGTTAATGGCTTTGGAGTTCTATGCTTAATAGGCTTAATATCAGGCTTAATATCATACCGCCGTTTTTGGCGAGAGTTTTTTACCTTACCCCGGTGGAATGCTAAATTACGGGTTCTGCTGGGCGACCTGCATAAGTTTCTGGGGTTGTGGTCCCTATGGTTTGTATTAATTATTGGTGTAAGCGGAAGCTGGTGGTTTTATCAAACACCGTTAGTCGAATATAATCTTGCTCCACAATTTCTTCCAGATCGAGTCATTGATCCCGCCTTAACAACCGAAGACCTGAACAAACTAGGAACAAGCATCCCGACCCCCTTAAGCTCGGCCGAAATCATCGCGGCAGTAAAAAAGCATGATCCAGACTTTCATATAAATTACCTTCAGCCTCCCCAACATAACGGGATGGCTTACATGCTATACGGTACTAAGCATGACCTTTTAGTCGATAAGTATGCCAGCCGGTACTTTGTTCACCCCTATACAGCCGCCATCGTTGGACACAGACTTGCCGGCGACACGCCGATCGTACAACGCATCGACATGTCAATGGGGCCATTACACTATGGAACCTGGGGATACGAGGGAATATCCGACTTCTTGGTGAAATTAGTCTGGTTTATATTCGGAACAGCTATGAGTGTGTTATCAATTTCTGGCATGATCATATTCTATAAACGCACTCAATCAGCGACTAAAAAACTACTTCCCGAGGCGGGGATTAAGCAAAAAGCACATAAAGCTTGGCTAGTCATTCGCCCCTGGGGCGGACCAATGTCTGCATTTAAATACCTTAACTGGTTTTTTATAGCCGTTATAGGCTATGGTATTAGCATTAGCTTCAACGTACAAAATGAAGGCGTTTCAGGCTCAGGTTATAAATATACCGAACAACAAATAGGCCCCTGGAAAATATCACTGAATGCAACGCTGGGCGTGCTAGAAAAAGAGTTTGACCCTATTCAGCCCGGCGTCTTAACCACCTTGAACGCCTTTATTGCAGAAGGTAACCCGCAAGCGATCAAGTTTATGTATGTTAACCCGCGCAAGCCTCGAACTACTCGTGCTCCCGGCTCGGTTATTCATGGCGTTACAGGTAGCCTGCATGCGCACATGCCAGTGCCTGACAAATTAAAAGAAAACGCAACACTCTGGCTTACCATTGAAGATTGGGAAGGGACGTTCTATCAAGCATCTTGGCCACTACTGCCCGACGGGGAACAAACCATCGACATGCGTTGA
- a CDS encoding flavodoxin, with amino-acid sequence MRELSNVNIGLIYGTDTNNTEEIGERISTVLQSHGCTVEIINVTEASADTLNDFGFLIMGIPTWDFGGIQEDWEDFEEVLLASDLTNKTVALYGLGDQFGYGDYFVDAMGWLHKHVVNIGGNVIGSWSTDGYEFEESLAANEDKTMFVGLAIDEDQQFELTDTRIAGWVEQILSEYSETVNLVA; translated from the coding sequence ATGCGTGAGTTGAGTAACGTTAATATCGGCCTAATTTACGGAACGGATACTAATAACACAGAAGAAATCGGGGAGCGCATTAGTACAGTGCTTCAGTCTCATGGTTGTACCGTTGAAATTATTAATGTCACTGAGGCTAGTGCAGATACGCTAAATGATTTTGGTTTTCTGATTATGGGAATACCTACATGGGATTTTGGTGGTATTCAGGAGGACTGGGAAGACTTTGAGGAGGTGCTGTTAGCCTCCGACCTCACCAATAAGACAGTGGCTCTATATGGTCTTGGTGATCAATTTGGTTACGGTGATTACTTTGTTGATGCAATGGGGTGGTTACATAAGCATGTTGTGAATATTGGTGGAAACGTAATCGGTAGTTGGTCTACCGATGGCTATGAGTTCGAAGAATCTTTGGCTGCAAATGAAGATAAAACAATGTTTGTGGGGCTTGCTATTGATGAAGACCAGCAATTTGAGTTAACAGATACTCGGATTGCCGGGTGGGTTGAACAAATATTGTCTGAATATTCGGAGACTGTAAATTTAGTGGCTTAA
- a CDS encoding ComF family protein, with translation MINKARKLSTKFIILVDKFFPKRTLKHIILKKHCYLCDTTIYEKESICKGCKNDLPFNHSCCASCAIPLPALRANKTGSTQQSRICGECFKSNPSYTQCFSAFCYTFPINALISDFKYSKQRHLGKLLSTLTSDIISLKIDQNQLIKPDKLIPVPLHSDKLSARGFNQSGDICKDLSRKLDIPIDTRCIERVLNNPAQASLSKKQRQQNLAKAFRIHKRVDGEIVALVDDVITTGVTAELLSKLLLQAGAKEVYVWSLARTPLN, from the coding sequence ATGATAAACAAGGCACGGAAGCTGTCAACCAAATTTATTATTTTGGTTGACAAGTTTTTCCCGAAACGGACGTTAAAACACATAATATTGAAAAAGCACTGCTACCTTTGCGATACCACCATCTACGAAAAAGAGTCGATCTGCAAAGGATGCAAGAACGACCTACCTTTCAATCATTCCTGCTGCGCTAGTTGTGCAATTCCACTCCCCGCATTACGCGCAAATAAAACGGGCAGTACACAGCAGTCAAGAATCTGCGGTGAATGTTTCAAGTCGAACCCAAGCTATACTCAGTGTTTTTCAGCATTTTGTTACACCTTCCCTATTAACGCGCTCATCAGTGATTTTAAGTACAGTAAACAACGACATTTAGGTAAGCTTTTATCTACGCTAACGTCTGATATTATTAGCCTTAAAATAGACCAAAACCAGCTCATAAAACCCGACAAACTGATCCCCGTACCACTTCATAGCGACAAATTAAGCGCTAGAGGCTTTAACCAATCAGGTGATATTTGCAAAGACTTAAGCCGCAAATTGGATATTCCAATCGACACACGCTGCATTGAGCGAGTGCTAAACAACCCAGCTCAGGCTTCTTTATCTAAGAAACAAAGACAGCAAAATCTAGCTAAAGCATTTCGGATACATAAAAGAGTAGATGGCGAGATTGTTGCATTGGTCGATGATGTTATAACAACAGGGGTAACTGCAGAGCTACTGAGTAAGCTGCTGTTACAGGCGGGCGCAAAAGAGGTGTATGTATGGAGCTTGGCAAGGACCCCACTCAATTAA